GCAGCCGTGATCTGTGCCCTCGGTACATCAATATTAAATGAGAGGAGCACTAAGCACTAAGTAGGCGCGAAGCCGAAATCAGATGGCCTTTTGTCCCTGCAAGAAATATTAGCCTTTGACTCAGCCTAGTTTTGTCAAGTTCACAAACAAATGCCGGCATGTCGCTGACATGTGTATGGTCACTTAGCCACAAGACCCATGGCCCACTCCAGAACCATGCTGCCAAGTGGAAATATAGTTCAGCTGTAGAAGCCTAACGGTGGTTGTGTTTAACAGTCGACGCCGGGGCAGTGGCCCAATTACGATAGCCAACAATTCGACTAAGAAAATTCCGTTCGGTCTCGAACCATCCTGACGCGACGCAGTAGGCCTTTGACTTTATTTCTCCCACATATACGGTGTGCAATATGTGATGAGGAAGCCAAGGTAAAAGCGGCACGTCAGGCATCTTGAGTGGCCCCACCTCCCTAATCGCTTCAACAAAAATGACCAATGAAGCTTATTCAGACACCTATCACGTGTAGCAAAGTAACATCTGGAAATAAACATTTGAGCAGGTGAGAATAGGTAAAAATATATACTCCTAAAGACCCCGCCCTCACATTATCGCGTTTCATTCATTGCCGACTGTATAATATTGTgtcactttcctttttttcaggTGGCCTAAGGCGTGCATGTGGCTAATGGGCGTCATTGTGGTTGCCTCGTCACTGGCCACTCTGATACAGACTTACGTCATTGACGCACTGCCATTCGGCCTCATCGTAACCACCGACCTGAAGTAAGTGTCCGAGGCACGTTCCCCTGGTGAAACACAGAATACGTGCCGAGTGGCAACTCAGTTTTATACGGGCACTTTGCCAGCAAATAGATCGCGCAATTTTATACCCTACCGACTCTTTCCGGCATCGGAGTCGCATTTATATGTGCTAAGTCTCGGTGcatgggccgtataacgtaaaactattccaatatgtttttattccaatctcctgacgtcaaatttgcgtaaccgccgacgcaagcatcgggcggtcacgcgcagggttgtctgaacaaacaaatcaaatgctcccctcgttgataggagatcacttttgtttgcttgaaaaacgaataacattgcctgcactgagcggcttgtcttttatctaattggctcacaagaggcgaggagcatgcgcAAGTGGAGAACGATTCGGTGGGGCCGAGAcactgcactgaatattgataaccggatgaagagcgtagtgccggcgtctgcgattggtcagttttctcttgcttagcttgcggtggctcgtcgtcaaccgcggcggcatgcaacggaagcttaagaatgaagctaaaatggatcctcagcaaaaaagagttggcagaacgaggtcgtaaatgtgccgaaagttatcgaaaacgttacacggccacgcaaaaggttttattacacgcagatacacccatgctctctggcaggggctagtagccagtgccggagcgatggGCGGccgccatattttattcctttcggaacggggcagcctgtgactattcagaagaaaattcagttttgttcggcatattaatgcatatttaacgcgtacgcgtcacttgaCGCGGTAAGTTGCCTACCCTaggctgggggaagggagaaggggaagagagagaagggagagagaaagagggtaCAGAGACGTGCACTGACAGTACTTtagtcaaagccgctcgtgcaaaccagacgctCTCACAAAGctcaaaagtgccttcactgccttatgagccgatgatcggtggggatggtgctctagtactgtctggtACAATGCCATTGCAATGTCACCAGAAAAGTCTGAAGCTATTGTGTTCACAAAGCGTAGTGGCTCACGCTACGTTGTGAACGTCGTAAACCCTTCGATATTATACACTGCGAAACACAGGTTCACAGGAGGTTTTTTCACAGGAGCATAAGATGGCAGCCTCGCGTACAAAATTTAGAGATCAGCACTTTCTTCAATACCGTCCGAAGGCTTTCCTACAGTTCAAGTGGATAATATCTGCTGACCTTATGAAGCAGTTGTGTCGACACAACACAGGTTCCTCGGCATTGTCGTTGACCGTAGTTTGATCTAGTCAGAGTACATCGTTATTCTAAGGTGGCGGTTAAGTGGCTTTCCTCCAATTTTTCTATTAGTACCAGACGTGAAATGGGGTCCGCCTGAGCactacatccccccccccccaagaaaattgcaccctttggtgCTTACATTGTCCCTAAACAACAGTCTTCATCCATCTTCTGTGCCTTTTCTTCCTTCAAAACTGCGCGCCCGAtacttccatgtcacgaacggcataCGCGCTAGCAGCGTGgcatagcattcttgacaggaaggTAACGAACGCAGAGGTTccaagaaaggaaagagaaaggcGGACAAAACAAGGAACGAAAGGACAAGATATGCCCCAACGGGTTTAAGCTTTAACATTTTTACGGTGTACCTACTGCACATTTTCAAGCTCTTTTTGTGGGCTATGTAAGGTATAGCATCGTGACTAGTGTTTCAGTGCACGAAAgacgaaaaacaacaaaaaaagacgacAGGAAAaggcgcttactcacaactgaaatattttattgaaaggaaacTGATATAAGCACGCACTAAAACGGGGACTGCGCATGCGTGTCATGGAAAGTGCGTGAAATAGTCAAAGGCAAATCTTGACACTCTtgttttctgttccttttttttttgaggcggTCTAATTATCAAGAAAATCAAATTCCCTATAATTGGCAAGCGCAAGCGATCTTTTGGGACCCGGGCGTTATAGTCTAATACATCCCGTTCGTCAGAAAACATCGCCGGAAAATTACCCCTCCTCTCAAAATTGGGTATGAGTGAGTCGTTGATATTCAGTGGCTCAAAGCTTGCCTTGCAAATACATGAATGTGTAAGAACTAAAAGAAGAAGCAACAAACTCTTGAAATAATCTTCAAACATCACCTGTGACAAGTATCTGGATCCACACTTCCAAGTTGGTCACTTGATGAGCGCAGACATAGGCAAAATATCAATATAATAAATTACTAATTAACAGGGTTGGAATTATAAGCTTTTGAGCTATTCTATTTAGAGCAAATGTTGCAACTGCAGAAGTGAGGCCGAAGAGTAACGGAGTTTTGACTATTTAGCAGAAATCGTCATACTGGCAAGGAGTGTCGAAATACATGTCCCAAAATGCGCCACTAAATAGATCGGCATTTCACCAAATAGATTCCCAGAAGCAGCCTTCGCACGGTTTGGAAAAGTTTTAACGAGAACATCAATACACGTGGTAGCGTATTTTAGGAATGGATCGCTAATCTCACGATCTCTTTTGATAAATACGATTTTATTACCGCCCTGATTCTGCTCCGCAGTTGCAACATACATCCTTAGCAAATATTCAGAAATCTAAGAGGGAAATTTGTTAATTAACTAAATAAAAATTACGATTTCTATACAGGTTCTGTGTCCCTCTCTTTATAATTCCTGGAGCGGTATCGCGCAGGCTGTCACAAGCGGTTTCTTAAAACAAATTATATTCGAATTAAAGGCAAACCACTAAGTGGGCGAACAGGAGCACTGGCAACTGCTCGAAGAGTGCTCTCGTTGGCTCCACCTTCGGAAGAGAACTTTTCTGGCTTGTCGAACTGAAAAGGATCCGCTACCTGCTAATGATGTATCAGTGTTCCCTCTCTTCTGCCGCATCATTGACATGGTGGGCTTTAGGTTGATAGAGCAAAGTAAAGCTTTATACACTCATAAGAGTGCCGCTCAGGCTAATACCCTCACATTTAAAAGGTAAGATTGAATCATTGATGTGGACAAGTTTTCATATTTGGTGACTTTTTTATGGCAAGTAAACATACTCATAGCAATGACAGATTACGCGAAAAATGCATTAAATTAACTTGTATCGCTATCGCTATCAAACCTCTCGTGTCAGATACATGGGTGCAAAGCAGGTGGTCCAAGTTAATGTACAGTTTTAAAACTGCGGCTTCTCTCGATCGTCACTGTAATTTTAGCTCGCGGTCGCGTAGAATAAAACTTTTAGAGCCTTGAGGGTAAGGCTGTTAGCCAAGGGACAAATGGGCAAGCTTAAGGGTGTAAAGATTTTTACTGCGTCCGCTCCTCTGACGTTTCGTGCCGCCCTGAACGCGCAGGAGGATCTCCGATGTGCAGACCGAGATCTACATCAAGCCGCACTCGCACGCCGCCACTTTATTCGTGGGCGTGATTTTCGGCGTCCTGGCGGCGCGGCGGCATCGGCTGTCGCGACTCGTCCAGGGCGCTGCCTGGGCCGCGGCCGCTGTCCTCGCGCTGGCCGCGCTGCTCGGCGTGCGGACGTGGTCGGTCGGCCGCCAGCCGGAAAGGCTTGAGTCGGCGTTCTACGGGGGTTTGCACCGCGTCTCCTGGGCGCTGGGCATCGCGTGGGTCATGTACGCCTGCGCCACGGGCCGTGGAGGCTTCGTCACCAAGATCCTCGCCTGGCCCATCATGTATCCGCTGGGAAGGCTGTCGTTCGCGCTATACCTGGTGCATCTCCTCGTACTGGGCTCCACGACAGTACTGGGGCGAGAGCTCACCAGTCAGCAGCCGTTCCTACACGTGAGTTGGTTTCTTTTTAAATTATTTCTTCACTGGAAGGTCAGAAAAAAATGTATTAAAATGGTGGCTGGAGGCTTGTTTGGGAATGTGGAATTAGGGAAGGCAGATAGGGCTAATATGTGAGGAAACGTGTTTTCGACTAGTGCATCTATGTTTATATAGTTCCAAGAGCAAGCTTTTTCAAAACAACAGCAGCAAAGGAGAATGCAATAAGGTGAGCGCTGACAGAGAGAGAGTGACCGAATTATTCAGTCATTAAAAGAGAAGAAAGTCTTCCTCAGGACGGTTTCTATGGCCTGCGCATGGTCGTGGAAAAAACAGCGGGATGAGGAAAACGTGATGGAGTGTAAAGAAGAAAACCGCAACCGCAATACCGAAGTATAACAAGGGAAGCACAGAAGGCGCTTACAACATGGCATCAAATGAAGCATCGGCCTTGATGTGCTTAATAATGAATCGATTACATTTTTAAGAGGCTACAGTTACGCTAGTTGTCTTCATTTTACTATAGCCTCCCCTGACCTTACATGCGGTATTAGATGGTGCATAGATTATGAGGCACGGGGTACTGACCACTACCCAATTCTCATAGCGCATCCCCCCATGCACCCGGCAAGATCTCCTACAGTAACTAAACGTACTAATTGGCAACTATTTCGAGAATACAATTCTGCGGTACTGAACCAAGTAGATGACCTGGACACGTTCATGTCATCGGTACTTAGTAATTACTCCGAGGCTACGCGATACACAACTGTTCCGGAAGGACAATACAGTGTCGACGCAGACTATGAACGACTCCAAACAGTTAGACGGAAAGCAGAGCGTCGGTTTCGTCGTTCCGGACAGCTTGAAGATTATCGAGAAAGTCAAGCTGCATACCGAAAATCTAACCAGGACATGCAAAAACTGGGACAGCAACGGTGGCGTGAGTTATGTAAGTCACTTACCCCCTTCACTCCCTTACCGAAAATCTGGAAGTCAATAAATGCCCTTGGCCCTCCGGTATCATAATGTACTCCCTTCAAAAGCCTTGCTACAGATcttaccataagaagccaacactgacaccaagaacaacataggggaaattacttgtgcttaataaatgaaataaagaaacaataaattattgaaaatcaaagtggatgaaaaaagaagttgccgcaggtggggaacgatcccacaatctTTGAAAATGTGGGATCGAGACccacgagggtctcgaatccggcaacattgattcCTTCCagtagcatgcgtgggtttattgacctgttgccttcacccaaaaaagatcacgttctcgtgacgcctgcggcagaaaggatgtgctACATCTGCCACCAAGGTCTGTGGGTcgtggcgctggctaaccctccctatatatatatatatatatatatatatatatatatatatatatatatatatatatatatatatatatatatatatatatatatatatatatatatatatatatatatatatatatatatatatatatatatatatatatatacggttctactaggaaacatgagCCCCCAAGTAAGTGGATGGgcaaacggcgccgtggtagctacATTGGTAGAGCATCGAACGCGAAATGCGTagtttgtgggatcgttccccacctgcggcaagttgttttttcatccactttcatttccattaatttatcgtttctttatttcgtttattaagcacaagtaatttcccctatgttgtctttggtgtcagtgtttgtgggcttcttgtgatatacgcagtactgaacagtttaactcAGGCTAATGAAAGAAAACATAAAGTGATATTACCGTGGGTCCCGGGAAATGCTGGTATAGCAGCAACGAATTAGCGGACTCGTTGGCAAAATCGGTCCATAAAcatgcagaaattcaactcatccATTTATCACCAATGGAGACGAAACGAATATTGAGAGTACTAAAGACGGCCTTGTGTATGTCAACCTGGTTTAATGAAAATAGTAAGGAATCCATTCTTTACGAAGTGGACCCTCAACTAAAATACCAGCTGGCTGTAGAGCTTTCGAAAAGTACCAAtacactaattcatcgactgcgccttcGGACAGCATACACCAAGCATTTCCTATGTCACATAAAACGGGATCAttccccggcttgctcctgtggtcacgacgatgaggatgttcgccatctgCTCCTCGAATGTCCCATATATGCgatgcaaagacggcagctagaacaagagctacacaCCACTGATCCTCACCtgcctttctcactcgcaaaatttCTGGGCCCATGATCATcaaaaatagcacagcgaaaagcattgaacgcacttcAACATCTTTACGAAGAGACAGGCATCTTTAACAAGTACTAGATATTGCATTGAATAGTCACACAATGTTACTATAACTTGCTTCTAATATTTGTAATTACTCGTGCTTGCATATTACGTGTTAcgcttttttttgtattctgtgcgTGCATTACTTTAACTCTGTGTAATTCCCCATCTGTTAATATGCGCATCACATTATACATCCCGGCTATTTGTGtatgtttgtgactttgtttacaaattcattgtggtgcaacttgcatttgaatttaatattagacagttttagattaggggacgtaAGCGGATAGCGTACGcgagaactaggggcgacggtactgcgcatgcacaCACTcagacgtaggggtctgcgcatgcgcagtaacgtggcccccagttcttgcgtacgcaagccgcttgcgtcccctaacctaaaactctctattgttatGTTCATGGGTGTATAGGACTGTACGCTGTGGATTTCCGACCCTATGACGCGGTTTCTTTTCAttgtcttatatatatattttttatattgttgtttccgctatgcgAAAAGGGGAAGCCATCACCATTATAAGGTTACTACGTCTCTTCCTTTtaatttcatttcaataaaaaaaagcagtggATGTACACATGCATCCTCCAGATGCGCCACTTCTGGTTCTACAACCTCTTCCGCAAGTCGAAGGTCACGTTAGTTAAGAAAGCACGTAAAGTTCGATTGGTCAGGAACGTCGACCTCTCAGAGGCTGCATGAGTAGCCAGCTGCGCAAGAGAAAGAACCAACAGTTTCGCTACTAGCATTATTTTTAAGCAAGTATTGTGTATTTCATCCGTTATTTCGTATAACTGCAATAAATTACAGTAAAGCATAGGTGTGCTATAATATGATACAAAGACAGAGCACAGATATTGCATATTCTTCATACTGTAATGTCATAGACGCACAGCTGGGGATGAGTTGGACGCTAGAAATGCTATAATATGGTCATTCTGCCTTATATGCTTGTGTGCTGCCAGCATGATTCCGTGCAAATGCCCTAACTACATTAATGCTGCGCGCTTTCACTATACCCTATTGCTAGCCAGGTTCAAAACTGACTATGGAATATGAGGGATAAATTAAATTTATTATGCGGTTCTTCATTTATTACATTACAACGTAGCATTGCAAAGCGACATTCGCTTCTTAGCTCCCTTTTTCGAGGAGAGATACCTTTGCAAAAGGAAAGTGTCCGAAGTCGTTTCTTGGCCTTGGCAATGTCCTTAAGTGTGAAACTTCAGGTACGACTGCTTCGGCGCCAAACGCTTCGTTAAGCTGACGGCTAATTAACGAAACAATGCTAGTGGCCTATTTAATAGGTAGACCACTATGCTTAAAACACCTATCAAAACGGTTAAGCTTGTCgcataaaagaagaaaatagGACTGCAGACGCCGTTTACTATTCTGGTTACGGGGAATCACCGTTGTAATATTCACATTTGGTGGAAAAATGCAATGCAGCGCCGGGTATCCAAAGGTATAGTTAGAACACAAGATTCAGCAGAGGGAAGACTGAAGACAAGCAGTAATTGTATTTGTATCATCCGCCCATCACTATTGCTATCTCAAGGTTCGTGTGTGAGCCACCGGCCACTACATGAACTTTTACTCCATTCTGGAACCAAAGAACCAAAAGATAAGTTTATCGAATAAATACTCATGCAGGGGCACAAAGAAAGACAGTAGGAAGCAAGTATGTAATAAGTACGTAGTTGTggcggtagtagtagtagtagtagtagtagtagtagtagtagtagtagtagtagttgcaGCAGTACTAAATAATTagaataaaattatggggttttacttgccaaaaacatcatatgattatgaggcacgcagtagtgagggactccggattaatgctGACCCCTTGGAGTGCtttaaagtgcacccaatgcCCCCCACGGACGTTTTAGCATTTTGCCAttattggaatgcggccgctgcggaagGGTTTTGAGcccgtgacctcgcgcttagcgcaatgccatagccactaagccactgcGGTGGGTAGTAGAGTACAGGACGAGAGAACAATAACGAACACTTTCAGCATTTCCAACACATTTACCGAATGCCCAGGCtagtagttagttagttagttagttagttagttagttagttagttagttagttagttagttagttagttagttagttagttagttagttagttagttagttagttagttagttagttagttagttagttagttagttagctagttagttagttagttagttagttagttagttagttagttagttagttagttagttagttagttagttagttagttagttagttagttagttagttagttagttagttagttagtagaGGGGGTACAATAACGAACACTTTCTGTATTTTCAACACATTTACAGAATTCCAGGGTTGCCTAAGCCACGTAGGGTTCGAAGGGCAGCTCTTATCAGGCAGCTGAATACAGCAGATTAAAACAAAAAGCAATAACGGAAAATAAGCGCAGGATACATTGCCCAACTTGCGTCTTAACTTTCTGTGTTATTCGAGGATTGAATAAGACCTACACAGCAGCAAACCATTCCGTCAGAATCACCAGAACAACATCCCCCATGGTTTACTAGAAAAAGAAAGCCCAGTAAAGACAACACCGCTTTGCTCAATTTAAGGCGCCCGTTCAGTAGTTGAAGTGAGTTGGAATAATTATTGTCTTTGTAGACTAAAAGTGCATAAATTGACAGAAAAAGCCTACGTCCAAACGGT
This Dermacentor albipictus isolate Rhodes 1998 colony chromosome 1, USDA_Dalb.pri_finalv2, whole genome shotgun sequence DNA region includes the following protein-coding sequences:
- the LOC135905771 gene encoding nose resistant to fluoxetine protein 6-like isoform X1, which gives rise to MFTMTQNYVERFSDLCVPHFWYVAVDYQLAIVSTIILAAIMPKWPKACMWLMGVIVVASSLATLIQTYVIDALPFGLIVTTDLKRISDVQTEIYIKPHSHAATLFVGVIFGVLAARRHRLSRLVQGAAWAAAAVLALAALLGVRTWSVGRQPERLESAFYGGLHRVSWALGIAWVMYACATGRGGFVTKILAWPIMYPLGRLSFALYLVHLLVLGSTTVLGRELTSQQPFLHTQIYLALVLMSYGFAIVVYLFIECPVAGLDNTAFQKVMPKHGNQSASKTKGNAQDLKAIQAVPKSMASTNLEFSPSTHQLANGFPDVTKRSGNGIHLNGQVNAAWENDISDKDSQADVAVISIKF
- the LOC135905771 gene encoding nose resistant to fluoxetine protein 6-like isoform X2; the encoded protein is MPKWPKACMWLMGVIVVASSLATLIQTYVIDALPFGLIVTTDLKRISDVQTEIYIKPHSHAATLFVGVIFGVLAARRHRLSRLVQGAAWAAAAVLALAALLGVRTWSVGRQPERLESAFYGGLHRVSWALGIAWVMYACATGRGGFVTKILAWPIMYPLGRLSFALYLVHLLVLGSTTVLGRELTSQQPFLHTQIYLALVLMSYGFAIVVYLFIECPVAGLDNTAFQKVMPKHGNQSASKTKGNAQDLKAIQAVPKSMASTNLEFSPSTHQLANGFPDVTKRSGNGIHLNGQVNAAWENDISDKDSQADVAVISIKF
- the LOC135905771 gene encoding nose resistant to fluoxetine protein 6-like isoform X3, whose translation is MWLMGVIVVASSLATLIQTYVIDALPFGLIVTTDLKRISDVQTEIYIKPHSHAATLFVGVIFGVLAARRHRLSRLVQGAAWAAAAVLALAALLGVRTWSVGRQPERLESAFYGGLHRVSWALGIAWVMYACATGRGGFVTKILAWPIMYPLGRLSFALYLVHLLVLGSTTVLGRELTSQQPFLHTQIYLALVLMSYGFAIVVYLFIECPVAGLDNTAFQKVMPKHGNQSASKTKGNAQDLKAIQAVPKSMASTNLEFSPSTHQLANGFPDVTKRSGNGIHLNGQVNAAWENDISDKDSQADVAVISIKF